A window of Garra rufa chromosome 16, GarRuf1.0, whole genome shotgun sequence contains these coding sequences:
- the arsia gene encoding arylsulfatase I, translating to MTAPALTALSVMSLLSLGYLSQDWTSPNQVEQPNHPRPHIIFIMTDDQGFNDIGYHNKDIHTPTLDKLAAEGVKLENYYIQPICTPSRSQFITGRYQIHTGLQHSIIRSRQPSCLPFDLQTLPQRLQEAGYATHMVGKWHLGFYKRDCLPTRRGFHTYFGSLTGSVDYYTYKSCDGPGICGYDLHEGERVAWDQGGRYSTHLYTQKVRKILAAHDPSSQPLFIFLSFQAVHTPLQTPREYVYPYRQMGNVFRRKYAGMVSSVDEAVKNVTYALRKYGYYKNSVIIFSTDNGGQPLFGGSNWPLRGRKGTYWEGGIRGIGFVHSPLLRRRKRVSKALVHITDWYPTLVGLAGGNVSRMDGLDGYDMWETISNGKESQRLEILHNIDPLYNAARHGSLKNGYGIWNTAVQAAVRVGDWKLLTGNPGYGDWIPNQMLGNFPESWWNLERHTEAKKSLWLFNVADDPYERYDLAERRPDVVKQLLARLAFYNRTAVPVRYPSEDPRADPRRNGGAWGPWEEDEENWEAFYLRKRKVKKQKRKFCKMKSFFRRLNIRIMSNRI from the exons ATGACAGCACCGGCTCTAACGGCGCTCTCCGTGATGAGTTTGCTCAGTCTGGGTTATCTGTCCCAGGACTGGACGAGTCCTAACCAGGTCGAGCAGCCGAACCATCCGCGTCCGCACATTATCTTCATCATGACAGATGATCAGGGCTTCAACGACATCGGCTACCACAACAAGGACATCCACACACCGACACTGGACAAACTGGCAGCGGAAGGAGTGAAGCTGGAGAACTACTACATCCAGCCCATCTGCACTCCATCCCGCAGTCAGTTCATCACTGGCAG ATATCAGATCCATACGGGTCTCCAGCACTCGATAATCCGCTCTCGGCAGCCCAGCTGTTTGCCCTTTGACCTCCAGACATTGCCGCAGCGGCTGCAGGAGGCAGGATACGCCACGCACATGGTAGGCAAATGGCACCTTGGCTTCTACAAGCGTGATTGCCTGCCGACCCGCCGCGGATTCCACACGTACTTTGGCTCCCTGACGGGCAGCGTGGATTATTACACCTACAAGTCGTGCGACGGGCCGGGAATTTGCGGCTACGACCTTCACGAGGGCGAGCGTGTGGCGTGGGATCAGGGAGGGCGTTATTCCACGCATTTGTACACTCAAAAAGTCCGAAAAATCCTTGCTGCTCATGATCCTTCATCCCAGCCTCTATTCATTTTCCTCTCTTTTCAAGCTGTGCACACACCATTGCAGACGCCGAGGGAATACGTCTATCCGTATAGGCAAATGGGAAACGTGTTTCGCCGGAAATACGCTGGGATGGTTTCATCCGTAGACGAGGCGGTTAAAAATGTAACGTACGCGCTCCGAAAGTATGGGTACTATAAGAACAGCGTCATTATCTTTTCCACAGATAATGGTGGGCAGCCGCTCTTTGGCGGGAGCAATTGGCCTCTACGAGGAAGAAAGGGAACATATTGGGAAGGAGGCATCCGTGGCATTGGATTCGTCCATAGTCCATTGTTAAGACGCAGGAAGAGAGTTAGCAAAGCTCTGGTTCACATCACTGATTGGTATCCAACGCTAGTTGGACTTGCAGGAGGGAATGTTTCCCGGATGGATGGGCTTGATGGATATGACATGTGGGAAACCATTAGTAACGGGAAAGAGTCTCAACGTTTGGAGATCCTTCATAACATCGATCCGCTTTACAATGCCGCACGCCATGGATCTCTAAAAAACGGATATGGGATTTGGAATACAGCCGTACAGGCGGCAGTTCGAGTTGGAGATTGGAAGCTCCTGACTGGAAATCCCGGATACGGAGACTGGATTCCGAATCAGATGCTCGGAAACTTTCCAGAATCTTGGTGGAATTTAGAACGCCACACGGAAGCAAAGAAATCCTTGTGGCTCTTCAATGTTGCGGATGATCCGTATGAGCGCTACGATCTCGCAGAGCGCCGGCCAGACGTGGTTAAGCAGTTGCTAGCCCGGTTAGCGTTCTACAACCGGACCGCCGTTCCTGTGCGCTACCCGTCGGAAGATCCCAGAGCCGATCCGAGACGCAACGGAGGAGCTTGGGGCCCTTGGGAAGAAGATGAAGAAAACTGGGAGGCGTTTTATCTCAGAAAGAGAAAAGTCAAGAAGCAAAAGCGGAAGTTCTGCAAAATGAAGTCCTTTTTTAGAAGACTTAATATTAGGATTATGTCGAACAGGATTTGA